The following are encoded together in the Rhizophagus irregularis chromosome 21, complete sequence genome:
- a CDS encoding SM-like degradation of cytoplasmic mRNAs and positively regulates transcription initiation yields the protein MDNFIPGQIFTTSASLVDSVDRKLLVVLRDGRKLIGVLRSFDQFANLVLQDTIERIYVGDAYGDIPRGIFIIRGENVVLLGEIDLDKEDELPLRQVPVEEILLAQREEMEARQKREKLKNKLLHDQGFIFSISISISS from the exons atggaTAATTTTATTCCAGGACAGATTTTTACAACTTCTGCAAGTTTAGTAGATAGTGTTGata gaaaattgtTAGTAGTGCTTCGAGATGGTCGCAAACTTATTGGTGTATTAAGGTCTTTTGATCAATTTG cAAATTTAGTTTTACAAGATACGATAGAGCGCATATATGTTGGTGACGCGTATGGAGATATACCGCgtggaattttcataattagaGGCGAAAATGTGGTTCTATTAGGTGAAATT gatcTTGATAAGGAGGATGAATTACCGCTTCGACAGGTACCAGTTGAAGAAATTCTATTGGCACAACGAGAGGAAATGGAAGCAAGACAAAAACGTGAAAAACTTAAGAATAAACTATTACATGATCAAGGATTTA TTTTTAGTATAAG TATATCGATCAGTTCATGA